ATGGCTCGGGTGTATATATGCTCGACAAACTTGATGGACTGAGTACCGAACTGGGTTTCTCTCAATATACCGAAGGCTCTAAGAGCATGATCGATGTATTCGCTATCACTGCCGCGCTTATGGTCGGTACAGCGGGTCTGCCTCACGTAATCGTTCGCTTCTTCACAGTACCAAAAGTAAAAGATACGCGCATCTCAGCAGCATGGACGCTTGTATTCATCGCGATTGTTTATACGACAGCACCTGCAGTTGCATCATTTGCGCGTGTAAACATGATTGACACAATCAATGGTAAAGACGGTAGCGGTACGTTATATGAAGAAGCACCAGCTTGGGTTAAAAACTGGGAAAGAACTGGCCTTATCACATTCGAAGATAAGAATGGCGATGGCAAGATGCAGTACTCTGCGGGCAAGATCTCAGATCCAAACAGTGCGAACGAAGTGAAGATTGATCGTGACATCATGGTACTTGCGAACCCAGAGATTGCGAATCTGCCAGCTTGGGTTATTGCATTAGTCGCAGCGGGTGGTATTGCAGCAGCACTATCAACCACGGCGGGTCTACTGCTGGTAATTTCAACCTCGGTATCGCACGATTTACTTAAGCGTACGCTGAAACCAGATATCAGTGATAAACAAGAGCTACTAGCTGCGCGTTTATCGGCGATGATAGCGATTGCAATTTCAGCTTACTTTGGTATCAACCCGCCAGGATTCGTGGCTTCAGTTGTGGCATTTGCATTCGGCCTAGCAGCAGCGAGCTTCTTCCCAGCAATCATCATGGGTATCTTCTCTAAGAAGATGAATAAAGAAGGTGCGATTGCGGGTATGGTAACTGGTATTGGCTTCACAGCGGCTTATATCATTTACTTCAAGTTCATCAGCCCTGAACTAAATGCACCTGCAAACTGGTTATTCGGTATCTCTCCAGAAGGTATTGGTATCATCGGTATGCTAGTTAACTTCATCGTAGCGGCGGTTGTTCTTAAACTCACTGCTGAAACACCAAAAGAAGTTCAAGACATGGTTGACAGTATTCGTAACCCTAAAGGCTCAGGTGAGGCACACGCCCACTAATATTTGAGCGAATAAGCACAAAGCTCAGCCGACCAGGCTGGGCTTTTATTCGTTTTAGCAAAGTGCTGTTTTTACATTTCTAAAAATTCAGTTTTATAGCCGTATTTTGCTAAAACGATTCATACCTAAGCGTAAACACTAACATTCCTCTCTTTTATTGTAGTTGTTTATAGGCGGGTGACTTAGGAGTAGAGCATGACCCCAGAAGTTGCTGAAGTCGCAAAATTTGTTGCCTTACAGGCGCCGTTTAGTCAGTTACCAGAAGCGGCGACCCACTATTTTGTGTCCCATTTAGAAATTGTTTACTTAAATAAAGACAACCAGTCGCAATGGCTTAAATCAACTGAGCCAAATTTATACTTAGTCCGCTCAGGTCAATATGATCTGGTCAATGCCAAAGAAGAAGTGATCACACAAATCGCAGAAGGTGACTATTTTGGATTCCCGTCTTTATTAACCGGCGATGCCATACAAAATCGCATCGAAGTGTCGACCCCCGGCTTAATCTACATCTTAAACCAAACCAGTTTTGACTATTTACGTCGTGAATATAAGGCGTTCGAACAACACTTTGTGCGCGCTCATGCCAATCGTTTACTGTCATCTCATTATCAGCAGAAAAGCGACAATTGGTCTGAGAAAAAAATCAGTGAGTTATTGACCAGAAAGGCGATAACACTCGGACCTGATGCATCAATTCGTGATGCCGCGGTGAAAATGAGTGATCATGGGGTCTCTTCCATTATGGTCACCGAGCAAGAAAGTCTTATTGGTGTACTCACTGATAGAGACTTGCGTAATCGAGTTCTGGCCAAAGATGTCGACCCTAATATTGCAATAAATCAGGTTATGACGGGCAAGCCAAAATTCATCTTCGAAAATAATCGGGTGTTTTCTGCTTTGCATTTAATGCTCAAACACAACATACATCACTTGCCTGTGCTGGATGAAAATTACACACCACTGGGTATGTTGACCAGCACAGATTTGTTACGTCAGCAAAAAAGCGATCCAGTACAACTGATTGGCCGCATCTACAAAGCGACATCGGTTCAGCAGTTACGCTTGTATGCACAAGAGATCCCTGCATTATTAAAGCGCTTTTCTCATAACATTGATGATATCTCGGTCATGGGCAAGCTATTAAGTGGCCTGACCGATGCTTTGACCAGTCGGTTAATTCGTATTTATCAGCAAGAGCATGGCGCAGCGCCATGTGCGTTTAGTTTTATTTGCTTTGGTTCACAAGCCCGTGAAGAGCAAACTCTGCATTCAGATCAAGACAATGGTTTATTACTACCGAACAATTTAACCGAGGCGCAAAGATCTTATTTCAAAGGAATGGGCGAATTTGTCTGTGAGCAACTGGTTGAATGCGGTATTAAGCGTTGCCCAGGTAATATTATGGCAAGTAACCCTGAATGTTGCGGCACCTTAAATGAGTGGTCAGAGCGATTTTTTAAGTGGATCAAATCCCCCACGCCACAAGCCATGTTGAACTGTAAGATCTTTTTTGATCTACGCTTTATTGATGGTTCGAATGAGCTATATAGTGACTTATGTGTGTCGCTTGAAAGAATAAGCAAAAATGAACTCTTTTTTGCGGCCATGGCCACAGATATTAACGCGAACTCAGTACCGATTGGCTTGTTCCAGCAATTTAAGCTTGAGAAGAGTGAGTCTAAGCATAAGTATTTAGATCTGAAAAAGCGCGGGGTTGTGATCATCAATGATATTGCAAGGCTCTATGCGCTAAAAGCTGGAGTAAGGCGGGCCAATACCCTTGAACGTCTGGATGCACTGACTAAATTTAATCTCATAAGCGCTAAAGACATTTATAACCTCAAAGATTGTTGGCGTTACCTGACACAATTGCGACTCAAAACCCAATTGAATAAAGAGGGCTTGCCGGGCAATTGTATTGATCCAGAAATGCTTACCTCTTTAGAAAAACATCAGTTAAAAGAAGCGTTTTATCTGATTAAGCAAGCACAGCAAGCCTGCGCGTTTAAGTTTGCCAGAGGCAGTTTGTAAATGCAGAAGTTAGTACAAAAAGCGCTTCGCTATTTAAAAGCCAAAGGCAAGTCACTTGATGAAGTGGAGTTTGTGGTTTTAGATCTTGAACTCACAGGGCTCGATCCTAAAGCACATGAAATTGTATCTGCAGCTTGGGTAACAATGCGAAGTGACAGAATTCAATTAAAAAGCGCTAGGCACATCATTAATAGTGACGTGAAGCAGTTAGAGCAGAGCCCAGTTTTTCACGGTATTGATGAGCAAACGCTTAGTGAAGGGGTATCTCTTAAGACGTTAATGACTGAGCTATGTGATGTTTTACATGGTAAGGTTTTAGTGTGTCACAACGCTTATTTAGATTGGGGATTTATCCGATTAAATAGCAAAGCGTTAGGTTTAGAGGCACTTCCTTTGGCCATTGTTGACACCATGCAAATAGAGAAAAGGCGTCAGTTAAAGCAAAACACCGAATTACATCAGGACAGCCTGACTCTGGCGAATTGTCGCACTCGTTATCAACTGCCAGACTATGAGGTGCACAATGCACTCACCGATGCCTTAGCAACAGCCGAGTTGTTGTTAGTCTTAATAAATAAAATTGGGGCGGGTAAGCCACTTAAACTTTCAGCCTTGATGTGAGATTTTTTTTCGCGCAAGTGTATACATAATTTGCCTATGTCGATTACAATAGCGCCATCTTTTAGGAAGTTACTTTCCTGTCTCTGCATTTAGCTAGGTCCACAACTTAATGGCAATAAAACTGGCAATAAATGGGTTTGGTCGTATTGGACGCAATGTTGTGCGTGCATTATACGAGTCAGGCCGCCATCAAGATATTGAAATCGTGGCTATTAACGAATTAGCCGATCCCAAAGCCGTTGCGCATTTACTTAAATATGATACCTCTCACGGTCGTTTTGCTTACTCGGTTTCGCATGATGCACCTTTCTTAGAAGTAAATGGCGATAAGATCCAATTGTTTAGTGAGTCAGATCCGGCTCATTTACCTTGGCAGGCTTTGCAAGTTGATGTGGTACTTGAGTGTACTGGTGTGTTCCACAGTCGCTTAGACGCTCAAAAACACCTAAATGCAGGCGCTAAAAAAGTTTTATTCTCACAACCTGCCGATGCAGATGTTGATGCAACCATAGTGTATGGCATTAACGAAGAAGAGCTTAAAGCTGAGCACACAATTGTTTCTAATGGTTCTTGTACAACCAACTGTATTGTACCTGTGATCAAAGTCCTTGATGATGCCTTTGGCATTGAATCGGGTGCAATTACTACGATCCATGCGTCGATGCACGACCAGCAAGTGATCGATGCATATCACAGTGATTTACGCCGTACTCGTGCAGCGAGTCAGTCAATTATTCCAGTCGATACTAAATTAGCCCGTGGCATTGAGCGCATCTTGCCTAAATTTGAAGGTCGCTTTGAAGCCATCGCAGTACGTGTTCCGACGATAAATGTGACGGCCATGGATTTAAGTGTTACGCTAAATCAAGACGTTGATTTAGATAAAATAAATCAAGCAATTCAGGCTAATACAGAAGGCCGATTAGAAAATATTTTAAGTTATACCGAAGAGCCTTTGGTGTCGGTAGATTTTAACCATGATGCACATTCTTGTATCATTGACGGCACGCAAACACGCGTAAGTCATAAAAGGTTAGTAAAACTTTTAGTATGGTGTGATAACGAGTGGGGGTTTGCGAACCGTATGCTCGACACCGCTGAGGCCATGATGGCCGCTAAATAACAACAAAGCTATTACCCAGTATCGTTCTTAAAGGAGACATCAATGTCAGTCATCAAAATGGCGGATCTAGATTTATCAGGCAAGCGTGTTTTAATTCGTGAAGATTTAAACGTGCCAGTAAAAGACGGCAAAGTAACGTCTGATGCGCGTATTCGCGCTTCACTTCCGACTATTAAACTTGCACTTGAAAAAGGTGCAAAAGTGATGGTGATGTCTCACCTTGGTCGTCCAACTGAGGGCGAATACAATGAAGAATTCTCACTTCAGCCAGTGGTTGATTACCTAAACGAAGCGTTAGAGCAAAACGTACGTTTAGAAAAAGATTACCTAAATGGTGTTGAAGTTGCTGACAATGAAGTGGTTGTATTTGAAAACGTACGCTTCAATGTAGGTGAAAAGAAAGACGACGAAGCACTAGCTAAACAGCTTGCTGCATTATGTGACGTATACGTGATGGATGCATTCGGTACGGCTCACCGTGCTCAAGCGTCTACACATGGCGTTGGTCTATTTGCAGAAGTTGCTTGTGCTGGTCCACTGTTAGCAGCTGAACTTGATGCACTAGGTAAGGCACTTGATAACCCAGCACGTCCACTTGTGGCGATTGTAGGTGGTTCAAAAGTATCGACTAAACTGACTGTACTTGATTCACTATCAACTGTGGTTGATCAGCTAGTTGCTGGTGGCGGCATCGCGAACACGTTCGTTGCGGCAGCAGGTCATCCTGTTGGTAAGTCGCTTTTCGAAGCTGATTTAATCGACGAAGCAAACAAATTAACAGCAGCAGCACGTGCTAATGATGGTGACATTCCAGTACCAACAGATGTGGTTGTGGGCACTGAGTTCTCTGAGTCAGCTGTGGCGACTATCAAAGATGTGACTGAAGTATCTGATGAAGACATGATCTTCGATATTGGTCCAGATACAGCACAAACTCTAGCTAAAATCATTGAAAATGCAGGCACGGTTGTGTGGAATGGCCCAGTTGGTGTTTTCGAATTTGACCAGTTTGGTAATGGCACAGAAGCGATTGCTAATGCAATTGCAAAGTCTAATGCCTTCTCTATTGCAGGTGGCGGTGACACGCTAGCAGCAATTGATAAATATGGCGTTGCAGATGAAATTTCTTACATTTCAACGGGCGGTGGTGCTTTCTTAGAATTCTTAGAAGGGAAAAAACTACCAGCTGTTGCTATGCTTGAGAAAAGAGCAAGCGCGTAATAGTTTTCAGGCCAGCTTTTGCTGGCCTTTTTATCTTAATCACTCTCACTCAGATTAAGGTAAATAAATTATACCAATTTCCTTAATTGGTATTAGTAGCAAGCGAAAGGCTACTTTCGATATATCCGTTCAAACTAGATAGCAAAGGCTATCGACTATTGGAGAAAGCAAAATGGCTTTAATCAGTATGCGTCAACTTCTTGATCATGCAGCAGAGCATGGTTACGGCGTTCCAGCGTTCAACGTTAACAACCAAGAGCAGATGCGTGCCATCATGGAAGCGGCTGATAAAACAAACAGCCCAGTGATCGTTCAAGGCTCTGCGGGCGCACGTGCTTATGCAGGCGCACCTTTCATTCGTCATATGATTTTAGCGGCTGTAGAAGAATGGCCACATATCCCAGTTGTTATGCACCAAGACCATGGTACATCTCCAGGTGTATGTCAGCGTTCTATCCAATTAGGTTTCTCATCAGTGATGATGGATGGTTCTTTAATGGAAGATGGTAAAACACCTTCTTCATATGAATACAATGTAGACGTAACACGTCGTACAGTTGAAATGGCGCATGCATGCGGTGTGTCTGTTGAGGGTGAGCTAGGTGTACTTGGTTCACTAGAAACAGGTGAAGCTGGCGAAGAAGACGGCATTGGTGCTGAAGGTAAGCTAACTGAAGATCAACTATTAACTGATCCTGAAGAAGCTGCAGACTTCGTTAAGAAAACAGGCGTAGATGCGCTAGCAATCGCGTGTGGTACATCACATGGTGCTTACAAGTTCACACGTCCACCAACAGGTGACATCTTAGCAATCAACCGCATCAAAGAGATCCACGCTCGTATCCCTGATACTCACTTAGTTATGCATGGTTCTTCTTCTGTACCGCAAGAGTGGTTAGCAGTAATCAATGAATTTGGTGGTGAGATCCCTGAAACTTACGGTGTACCAGTTGATCAAATCGTAGAAGGCATCAAGTACGGTGTGCGTAAAGTAAACATCGATACAGACTTACGTTTAGCATCAACAGGTGCTATCCGTCGTCACCTTGCACACAACCCATCTAACTTTGATCCACGCAAATTCTTAGCTGAAGCGACGAAAGCAATGACTGAGATCTGTGTTGCGCGTTATGAAGCGTTTGGCACTGCGGGTAATGCTGCGAAGATCAAACCAATCTCACTAGACGATATGCACCTGAAATATTTATCAGGTGAGCTTGATCCACAGATCAAGTAATAACCAAGTCTAGCTGATTTTATATTAAGCCCCGGTATTGGGGCTTTTTTGGATCAGTATTTTACTAATTCAAACTAACTTAGATCTGATTTTCGAGATTGAGGATCAAGATCTTACCAAGTTAAGTGATCTGGGATCGATTTCTTACTAACTTGTCGAGTAATTTACACTCAAAATCACCCCAAAACTGTATATCAAGATCCAAGTTTTGATCCTCAAAACCAACTCTCTTGGTATAAAACTGATCTCTCAGTGCACTACTTAGTCAAAAAGTGATCTCTATTTAATCAGTGCGTATTTGCGTGATCCGATCAACTCGATTTAACAAGTAGAGTAAACAGATGTAAAAATAGATGGAGTTTAAGTGCGACTAAAATAGGGGTGTAGATATCTACATAATTCATATAATTTATTGTTATTTATGGAATAATGTATTTTGTCAATTATGTGACCTGATAAATATTTCTTTTTAAGATCGGATTATTTTTTCATAAAACTGTCATACTAAGTCATAATAATGAAACCAACTTGGGTAAATCGAAGAGAACTGTGGGAATGTCACGTAAAGTACTTGTAGTTGATGATGAAGCACCAATCAGAGAAATGTTGGTTTTCGTATTGGAGCAAAATGGATTTCAGGCAATAGAAGCTGAAGATTATGATTCGGCTATGGCTGCAATGGTAGAGCCATACCCTGATATGGTTTTACTAGACTGGATGCTTCCGGGCGGCAGCGGTATTCAAATTGCTAAAAAGTTTAAGCAAAGTGAATTCACGCGTCAGATCCCTATCATCATGTTAACTGCACGCGGTGAAGAAGAAGATAAAGTAAAAGGACTTGAGGTAGGTGCAGATGACTATGTGACTAAACCTTTCTCTCCTAAAGAATTAATGGCACGTATTAAGGCGGTTATTCGTCGTGTGTCTCCAACCTCACTTGAAGAAGCCATAGAAGTGCATGGTTTACGTTTAGACCCTATTTCACACCGAGTAACGTCGGCGGGCAATGAATTAGACATGGGTCCAACAGAGTTCCGTTTACTACACTTCTTTATGACACACCCTGAGCGTGTTTACAGCCGCGAGCAATTATTAGATCATGTTTGGGGTACCAACGTGTATGTTGAAGATCGCACTGTTGATGTGCATATTCGACGTCTACGAAAAGCAATTGCGCCACTAGGACATGACAGACTAGTGCAAACTGTTCGCGGCGCTGGTTACCGTTTTTCTAGTAAAATGTAAGCACACAGTTTTGGATACACAGCATTTATGTATCGAGTAATTAATAAACAGGCGTTAGTTAAGCGCCTGTTTTTGTATTTTATACCACTGGCTTTAGTGGGCGTCTTAATCGGCGCACCTTTTATCTTGCTATTCTTGGGCGCGATCGCGCTATTACTGTGGCATTATCATCAGCTCTATCGACTCAGTGATTGGCTCCTCAATCAACGTAGTTTTAATCCCCCTGAAGGTGAGGGCGCATGGGAGCAGATCTTTGAAGGGATCTATCATCTACAGCATCGCAACCGAAAAAAACGTAACGAATTGGCTGAGTTGATCCGTCGTTTTCGTGAAGGTGCTGAAGCGGTACCTGACGCAGTCGTCGTATTGCAAACTGATTTAAGCATTATTTGGTGTAATCAGCTTGCGCTGAAAGTATTAGGACTGCAATGGCCAACCGATCATGGTCAGCGCTTAGATAACTTAGTGCGTGATCCAAAATTTGCAAAATACATGAACAAACAAAAGTTCGATGAGCCATTAGAACTTGAGGTATCGCATAATCAAGAGCAAACTCTTGAATTTAGGGTAATGCCTTATGCGGGCCAGCTTATGATGGTGGTTCGCGACATCTCTCGGCTGAAACAGTTAGAGCAGATGCGTAAAGATTTTGTCGCCAATGTATCTCATGAACTTCGTACACCGCTAACGGTAGTGACTGGCTACCTAGAAATGATGGACGAAGAGAATCTGCCACCACCATCAATGTGGGCAAAAGCACATCAAACCATGATTGAGCAATGTCATCGTATGGACAGTTTGGTCAATCAATTACTGTCACTTTCTCGAATAGAGGGGGCACGTAAATACGATAATGACAAACCGGTTAGAGTGCCTGATATGCTGGCACTGATTGCGACCGAAGCGAATTCACTCAATAAAGAAAAAGGGCACGAGATCAGTTTTGATGTTGATCCTGAGCTTGATATTGTCGGTGCACCGGATGAGTTACGTAGCGCCTTTTCGAATTTGGTGTTCAATGCGGTGCATTACACTAAGCCAAACGGCAATATTCATGTGCAATGGCAAATAAAAGATGACCAAGCGCATTTCTCTGTGACTGATAATGGTGATGGCATAGCCCCTGAGCATATTAATAGATTGACTGAGCGCTTTTATCGAGTTGATAAGGCAAGAAGTCGCAAAACAGGTGGTTCAGGCTTAGGTTTAGCCATCACTAAACATGTATTAACGCGTCATGATTCACATTTAAATATCAGCAGTGAAGTAGGTAAAGGTTCTTGTTTTTCTTTTGCTTTTCCAAAAACACGTATTGCTGATTATGACAATAAATAAAACAGTGGTCATAAAAGTGTCATTTTTAAGTAATTTAACTGTCATTTAATCGCTGCAAAATGAACCTCGTTAACTAATTGGGACGAACAACTGGAGAAACCCAAATGAAATTTAAAAGTTTAGTAGCTGCAATGGGTGTAGCGGTAACAACTCTATTATCAACACCAGCATCAGCTTTAGATGAAAAGCTACCTATGTACAATAAAACAAGTGGCATCTCAGGTAACTTCTCATCTGTAGGTTCTGATACGCTTGCAAACATGATGACTTTTTGGGCTGAAGAATATAAGCGTATTTACCCTAACGTAAATATCCAAATTCAAGCAGCGGGTTCTTCAACTGCGCCACCGGCATTAACTGAAGCAACTGCAAACTTCGGTCCTATGAGCCGTAAGATGAAATCAAAAGAAATCGAAGCGTTCGAAAAGCGCTACGGTTACAAGCCAACTGAAGTGCGTGTAGCAATCGATGCATTAGCAGTATTTGTACACAAAGATAACCCAATCAAAGGTCTTCGTATTGACCAAGTTGATGCAATCTTCTCTTCAACACGTAAGTGTGGTGCTGACGGTGAAATCAACCGTTGGGGTGATGTAGGTCTTAACGGTGACTGGTCTGGTAAAGACGTACAGCTTTATGGTCGTAACTCTGTATCAGGTACTTATGGTTACTTCAAAAAGAAAGCACTATGTAAAGGTGACTTCCGTAACAACGTAAATGAGCAACCTGGTTCTGCATCAGTAGTACAGTCAATCTCTTCTTCAATCAATGCAATCGGTTATTCAGGCATTGGTTATAAGACTTCAGGTGTTCGTACTGTACCACTAGCGAAAAAAGGTGATAAGTTCGTAGATGCAACTTTAGATAACGTTTCTAAAGGTAAATACCCACTATCACGTTTCCTATATGTTTACGTGAACAAGCACCCTAACAAACCGCTTTCACCAATCGAAGCTGAATTCTTAAAGATGGTACTTTCTCAAGAAGGTCAGCAAATCGTAGAGAAAGATGGTTATGTACCACTTCCTAGCAAGGTTGCTGCTGCTGAAATGAAGAAGTTAGGTCTTCTATAATCGAATAGATAAAAAAATAAAAAACCGCTGACGTTCAGCGGTTTTTTTGTGTCTGAATAATATCAAATAGCTTAAACCAGTATTGGTAGCAATCTTTTTAATTTAACGGCTTATTCAGCAAAGCTTCGGTTTCAGCCTTACAACTGTTGTAGTCATCAATACATTCATTGCTACAGATCTGATGCCCTAGCGTGTTTTCGGTGTGACGTTGCGCACAGTTACTCTCACATTGATAGTTTTGTTGTGCACACTGATTCAGTTCACTACTGGTAGCTGTACAGCCCACTAACAAAACAGAGACGACAATAAGTAAAGCTTTCATTTTTAATTATCCTTCTACGCAGAAACTTGTAAGTTATCGATCAGTCTCACTTTGCCTAAGAAAGCGGCCGCAAGAATAACAAACTCTTTAGTTTCAAGTGTAGCAGGTTTTAAATTGTCTTTTTCAGCAACAGCAAAGTAATCAGGTTTCAAACCAGCTTGTTCAAGTGCTTGTTTCGCTTCTAGCTCAATCGCATCGAATGCTTTATTACCTTGTTCAAGCGATTGGCCCGCATTTAACAACGTTTGATACAACACTTTGGCTGTGTCTTTCTCTTGCTCAGATAAGTAACCATTACGGGAGCTCATCGCAAGTCCAGATACTTCTCGCTGTGTTGGTACACCAATGATTTCAATTGGCATAGACAGGTCTCGAACCATTGTGCGAATGACTTGTAATTGCTGAAAGTCTTTTTCGCCAAAGCAAGCAAAGTCTGGCTGTACCATGTTGAATAGTTTGGTAACGACGGTTGCTACGCCTTTGAAATGACCAGGGCGCGCACCACCGCAATAACCCATAGAAATATCAGGTACGTCTACATAACTTTGCGCAGCTAGCCCATTTGGATACATAACATCAACGGTCGGGGTAAACACAAGCGCAGTACCAATTTCAGCAAGGCCTTGTTTGTCGGCGTCTAATGTTCTCGGGTAGCTGTCTAAATCTTCGTTGGCACCAAATTGCATTGGATTGACGAAAATACTCACAACGACTTTATCCGCCAGTGTTTTCGCTTTTTCTACAAGTGAAAAGTGGCCTTGATGAAGATTGCCCATCGTTGGCACAAATGCAATGCTTAAGCCTTGCTGACGCCAAGCCTTAATTTGGCTGCGAAGCGATTTTATTTCACTGACTGACTGCATTAGTTAAACTCGTGCTCGCTACTTGGGAAGGCACCCGATTTTACATCATCACAGTATTTTTTAACTGCATCGTGCATGTTGCCTGTTTCGGCTAAGAAATTTTTCGAAAACTTAGGAATGTAACCCGCTGAAATCCCCACAAGGTCATGCATCAC
The Pseudoalteromonas phenolica genome window above contains:
- a CDS encoding sodium:solute symporter family protein, with translation MDVKILTFIIVGLSFALYVGIAIWARAGSTKEFYVAGGGVPPVANGMATAADWMSAASFISMAGIISFAGYDGGVYLMGWTGGYVLLALCLAPYLRKFGKFTVPDFIGDRYYSQVARVVAILCAIFICFTYIAGQMRGVGVVFSRFLEVDIETGVYIGMVIVFFYAVLGGMKGITYTQVAQYCVLVFAYLVPAIFISLMMTGHLLPQTGFGATLADGSGVYMLDKLDGLSTELGFSQYTEGSKSMIDVFAITAALMVGTAGLPHVIVRFFTVPKVKDTRISAAWTLVFIAIVYTTAPAVASFARVNMIDTINGKDGSGTLYEEAPAWVKNWERTGLITFEDKNGDGKMQYSAGKISDPNSANEVKIDRDIMVLANPEIANLPAWVIALVAAGGIAAALSTTAGLLLVISTSVSHDLLKRTLKPDISDKQELLAARLSAMIAIAISAYFGINPPGFVASVVAFAFGLAAASFFPAIIMGIFSKKMNKEGAIAGMVTGIGFTAAYIIYFKFISPELNAPANWLFGISPEGIGIIGMLVNFIVAAVVLKLTAETPKEVQDMVDSIRNPKGSGEAHAH
- a CDS encoding DUF294 nucleotidyltransferase-like domain-containing protein gives rise to the protein MTPEVAEVAKFVALQAPFSQLPEAATHYFVSHLEIVYLNKDNQSQWLKSTEPNLYLVRSGQYDLVNAKEEVITQIAEGDYFGFPSLLTGDAIQNRIEVSTPGLIYILNQTSFDYLRREYKAFEQHFVRAHANRLLSSHYQQKSDNWSEKKISELLTRKAITLGPDASIRDAAVKMSDHGVSSIMVTEQESLIGVLTDRDLRNRVLAKDVDPNIAINQVMTGKPKFIFENNRVFSALHLMLKHNIHHLPVLDENYTPLGMLTSTDLLRQQKSDPVQLIGRIYKATSVQQLRLYAQEIPALLKRFSHNIDDISVMGKLLSGLTDALTSRLIRIYQQEHGAAPCAFSFICFGSQAREEQTLHSDQDNGLLLPNNLTEAQRSYFKGMGEFVCEQLVECGIKRCPGNIMASNPECCGTLNEWSERFFKWIKSPTPQAMLNCKIFFDLRFIDGSNELYSDLCVSLERISKNELFFAAMATDINANSVPIGLFQQFKLEKSESKHKYLDLKKRGVVIINDIARLYALKAGVRRANTLERLDALTKFNLISAKDIYNLKDCWRYLTQLRLKTQLNKEGLPGNCIDPEMLTSLEKHQLKEAFYLIKQAQQACAFKFARGSL
- a CDS encoding exonuclease domain-containing protein → MQKLVQKALRYLKAKGKSLDEVEFVVLDLELTGLDPKAHEIVSAAWVTMRSDRIQLKSARHIINSDVKQLEQSPVFHGIDEQTLSEGVSLKTLMTELCDVLHGKVLVCHNAYLDWGFIRLNSKALGLEALPLAIVDTMQIEKRRQLKQNTELHQDSLTLANCRTRYQLPDYEVHNALTDALATAELLLVLINKIGAGKPLKLSALM
- the epd gene encoding erythrose-4-phosphate dehydrogenase; this encodes MAIKLAINGFGRIGRNVVRALYESGRHQDIEIVAINELADPKAVAHLLKYDTSHGRFAYSVSHDAPFLEVNGDKIQLFSESDPAHLPWQALQVDVVLECTGVFHSRLDAQKHLNAGAKKVLFSQPADADVDATIVYGINEEELKAEHTIVSNGSCTTNCIVPVIKVLDDAFGIESGAITTIHASMHDQQVIDAYHSDLRRTRAASQSIIPVDTKLARGIERILPKFEGRFEAIAVRVPTINVTAMDLSVTLNQDVDLDKINQAIQANTEGRLENILSYTEEPLVSVDFNHDAHSCIIDGTQTRVSHKRLVKLLVWCDNEWGFANRMLDTAEAMMAAK
- a CDS encoding phosphoglycerate kinase — translated: MSVIKMADLDLSGKRVLIREDLNVPVKDGKVTSDARIRASLPTIKLALEKGAKVMVMSHLGRPTEGEYNEEFSLQPVVDYLNEALEQNVRLEKDYLNGVEVADNEVVVFENVRFNVGEKKDDEALAKQLAALCDVYVMDAFGTAHRAQASTHGVGLFAEVACAGPLLAAELDALGKALDNPARPLVAIVGGSKVSTKLTVLDSLSTVVDQLVAGGGIANTFVAAAGHPVGKSLFEADLIDEANKLTAAARANDGDIPVPTDVVVGTEFSESAVATIKDVTEVSDEDMIFDIGPDTAQTLAKIIENAGTVVWNGPVGVFEFDQFGNGTEAIANAIAKSNAFSIAGGGDTLAAIDKYGVADEISYISTGGGAFLEFLEGKKLPAVAMLEKRASA
- the fba gene encoding class II fructose-bisphosphate aldolase (catalyzes the reversible aldol condensation of dihydroxyacetonephosphate and glyceraldehyde 3-phosphate in the Calvin cycle, glycolysis, and/or gluconeogenesis), giving the protein MALISMRQLLDHAAEHGYGVPAFNVNNQEQMRAIMEAADKTNSPVIVQGSAGARAYAGAPFIRHMILAAVEEWPHIPVVMHQDHGTSPGVCQRSIQLGFSSVMMDGSLMEDGKTPSSYEYNVDVTRRTVEMAHACGVSVEGELGVLGSLETGEAGEEDGIGAEGKLTEDQLLTDPEEAADFVKKTGVDALAIACGTSHGAYKFTRPPTGDILAINRIKEIHARIPDTHLVMHGSSSVPQEWLAVINEFGGEIPETYGVPVDQIVEGIKYGVRKVNIDTDLRLASTGAIRRHLAHNPSNFDPRKFLAEATKAMTEICVARYEAFGTAGNAAKIKPISLDDMHLKYLSGELDPQIK
- the phoB gene encoding phosphate regulon transcriptional regulator PhoB, which produces MSRKVLVVDDEAPIREMLVFVLEQNGFQAIEAEDYDSAMAAMVEPYPDMVLLDWMLPGGSGIQIAKKFKQSEFTRQIPIIMLTARGEEEDKVKGLEVGADDYVTKPFSPKELMARIKAVIRRVSPTSLEEAIEVHGLRLDPISHRVTSAGNELDMGPTEFRLLHFFMTHPERVYSREQLLDHVWGTNVYVEDRTVDVHIRRLRKAIAPLGHDRLVQTVRGAGYRFSSKM